A segment of the Terribacillus aidingensis genome:
AATATACACTTTCAATTCGGTATATGCAAGAAAAGGGAGTTTTAGACAGGAGAAGATTCGTAGGGATTTGATTGACAATATTAAGTTCGATAACATAGGAAAATTACATATCTGTTTCTGTTTATCAATATTTTGGACGTACGTCAGGACATTCAATCTTTATACGTCAGGAATGAAGTGTTGTGAATAGAAAAAAAGCCCTAGAAATCTTAAAAGACAATGGTTATAGACAAACAGTACAGAGAGATAAGTTACTTCAGATATTTGAAAGGAACTCAGATTATACTGCTGCTATTGTTGTATGGAAAGAGTTCAATTTAAAGTTTGCAGGAGCAAGTTATAATACTCTTTATCGCAATCTTTATACCATGGTAGAAATCGGTATCTTAGAAATGGCTACTATAGATGGTTTGAAGCACTTTAGATTCCATTGTAATGCTGAAGGGCATAACCATTATTTTATTTGTAATAAATGTGGACATACTAAATCAATTGAAGTTTGTTTATTAAAAAGTGTTCGGAATGTGTTACCGAAGGATTACACAATAGACAACCACCGTTTTGAAGTTTACGGAACATGTCCTGCATGTAAATGATTGAGGAAATAGATAGGTTTTTCCTAAGTACAATCTTACCTGTAATGGAATTTAATGTTTCACCTATATAATTTGATGCTAAGTCCATTAAGAAATTACTACAATGTTTTAATCCACGATTTACTTCTTCACAGTGATACCTTTCCAAGTATCGAATAAAATTTTTTGGTCTATATTTATCTAAAATAATAATGCTAACACTATCTATATCTGGATATTTACCTGAAACCGTGTGCGTATTGAACGAAACCATCTTTGATGCGTCAAGCTTGTCCTCATAACATTCTAAGCTCCTTTTGATTACGTGTATCTTATCTTTTTCCCTATACTTTTCAATCTCCATTTGCCCCATATTATCTGATTTATGATGGAGTTGGGAAAATTTATATTTAATCTTGACAATTGGTAAAAGTGCGTATAGTCTTTAAAGCGTAAAGATTACGATTTAAATACCATTATGGAGAGAGGAAGAACACACTTGAAGAAATTATCTTTGTTTATTAGTTTATTAGCTTTAAGCGCGATATTAGTAGCTTGCCAAGATTCAGAAGAAGAAGCAGCTACTAATAATGCCTCAGAGACCGAAGTACAGGAGGCAGGAGAAATTACGGTAGAAGGTTTAGGTGATCATTATCATACCGGAGATACGATTGAATTAACTGCTGTACTTAGTGAAGATGTTGATTATGACCACTGGCATTGGTACATAAAAGAAAGTGAGCAAACGGAATGGGAAGCGGCTTCTGGTCAAGAGAGTCAAACCTTTACAGGGGAAGCAACTACAGATGGCTTAGAAAT
Coding sequences within it:
- a CDS encoding Fur family transcriptional regulator, translating into MNRKKALEILKDNGYRQTVQRDKLLQIFERNSDYTAAIVVWKEFNLKFAGASYNTLYRNLYTMVEIGILEMATIDGLKHFRFHCNAEGHNHYFICNKCGHTKSIEVCLLKSVRNVLPKDYTIDNHRFEVYGTCPACK